DNA from Gemmatimonadaceae bacterium:
CGCCGTGGACGCCGCTCTGGCGCGACTTCGATGACCAGATGGGCGTGCTCGACAACGATGGCGACGCGCTGCTCGTGCTCACCAACCGTGGGGCGCCAAATCAGCGCATCGTGCGGATCGACCCGGCGGCCGCCGAGGAATCGCGGTGGGTCACGGTCATTCCGGAATTGCCGGAGCCGCTCGAAAGCGCGTCGCTGGCGGGCGGGCGCATCTTTGCCAGTTATCTGCACGACGTGACCACGCGCGTCCGCGTGCACCGCTACGACGGCACGTTGGAGCGCGATGTGGCCCTCCCCGGACTGGGGACGGCCATGGGCTTTGGCGGAGAGCACGACGCCACCCACGTCTTTTACACGTTCACGAGCTTCACGGCGCCGGCCACGGTCTATCGGTACGCGATCGCGACCGGCGAAAGCACGGTGTATCGCGCCGTGGCGCTGCCGTTCGATCCGACGCAATTCGAAACGCGGCAGATCTTCGCGACGAGCAAGGACGGCACCCAGGTGCCGGCGTTCATCGTGTGCAAGAAGGGGCTCGTGCTCGATGGCAACAACCCGACGCTGCTCTACGGCTACGGCGGGTTCAACGTGGTCCTGCCGCCGCAGTTCAGCGCGCTCCGCATCGGCTTCCTCGAGCAGGGGGGCGTGTACGTGCAGGCCAACCTGCGCGGCGGCGGCGAATACGGTGAAGCGTGGCACCAGGCCGGCATGAAGGAGAAGAAGCAGAACGTCTTCGACGACTTCATCGCGGTGGCAGAGTGGCTCTTCGCCAACGGCTACACCCGCTCCGAGAAGTTGGCCATTCAGGGCGGCTCGAACGGCGGCCTGCTGGTGGGCGCCATCATGACCCAGCGCCCGGAGCTCGCGCGCGTGGCGCTGCCGGCGGTGGGCGTGATGGACATGCTCCGCTTCCACACCTTCACGATCGGGTGGAACTGGATCGCCGACTATGGCTCGAGCGACGATCCGGAGGGGTTCCGGTACCTGTACGCGTACTCACCGCTCCACAATCTGCGGGACGGCGTGCGCTACCCGAGCACGCTCATCACCACGGCCGATCACGACGACCGCGTGGTCCCGGCGCACTCCTTCAAGTT
Protein-coding regions in this window:
- a CDS encoding prolyl oligopeptidase family serine peptidase, which produces MTGPLPYPATRRDETIDHYHGTPVPDPYRWLEDDRSEETAAWVEAQNRVTFGVLGAIPFRDALRDRLTTLVNYPRSSAPEQKGPWLLFAKNDGLQNQPVYYLQRGEAGEPELLLDPNSLSADGTTRAQGLTFDRQARYIAYMVSHAGSDWQEIKVIDLATRQELPDLVKWVKVSGIAWHGDGFFYSRYPEPGPDEGEFSAVNDDHQVWYHRLGTTQAEDVLVYQDTEHTQRFHIVGTTEDERYAVLSISDRGQGKDGNALWVKDLRVPDAPWTPLWRDFDDQMGVLDNDGDALLVLTNRGAPNQRIVRIDPAAAEESRWVTVIPELPEPLESASLAGGRIFASYLHDVTTRVRVHRYDGTLERDVALPGLGTAMGFGGEHDATHVFYTFTSFTAPATVYRYAIATGESTVYRAVALPFDPTQFETRQIFATSKDGTQVPAFIVCKKGLVLDGNNPTLLYGYGGFNVVLPPQFSALRIGFLEQGGVYVQANLRGGGEYGEAWHQAGMKEKKQNVFDDFIAVAEWLFANGYTRSEKLAIQGGSNGGLLVGAIMTQRPELARVALPAVGVMDMLRFHTFTIGWNWIADYGSSDDPEGFRYLYAYSPLHNLRDGVRYPSTLITTADHDDRVVPAHSFKFAARLQAAHAGENPVLIRVEVKSGHGASSLTKQIEETADVYAFVFSELGVTPAFSRPVDR